The genomic window TCCAGATGATTTAAATGCTGATAATACAAATCGTGTacaaattgtaaatgttttagaaggagtaaataaaaacttatttgaaattattctttttatatatgtgaCCCCTGCGCTTACTTGTctattgaaagaaaaatatcatgtattttgtaattgatGTTAAATTACTGAAAAAGAGAATGGGCGtgacatacaaatattttttttctgttgaaCTAACTGTGCCTCGTAATTTCCTGTAATTTCAATATCGTTAACGTTACTGTTATAAGCCCGTGTGGTTCATAGACCATAGTGTGGTGTTCAAatgtctataatattttttgggcTGTCgcaatagcatttttttatttttattttgtgttgtcAATTGGTGACTTGTAGACCTGACAGCGCggtagtttataaaaaatatattatgcaggTACAAATTACTTACTACAAATAACATAagattcagccagcgtttgcaatgtaagcgcaaaaacttttttattagtatttgttaaaatacatttgttttttatcttttcGGCTACTGAtataactgttttaaatatgttcGTTAATCTGTGTTTTCATATCAGTTGTACTGCTCCCTCTTACTTTTAGGCAAATCTAGTAAATACTAAGCAAAATGGCATATTAAGATGTCTGTCATACAGGAAATTTTGATTCAGGGATTTAAAATACtccaatttgaatatttaagccAAACATGGACACACCTGCATCTATGTTTCACAATATAACTATGAGTCAAACCAATTTTGATTTCTTATTCATATCTCCTATGATCctcttatatataacataaatataacactatttttttcttgttactGCAGTTCTCTTATTcttctttaataaattgcacccgtgcaaatCCTGAACGGGTTGCTCATAAAGTATGTTAATCAggcttatataattaaaatgtgaggaatatgaataaaattgaaaagtatatattatttatttatttccgaatattacatttttcttagATTCATTGTAAAGAACATGAAATATTGAGACACCAATAAATTTAGGAACAGAGAAGAACACGGACGACCTGGCCATTTACATCTAAACTCATTGATTCTACACATTTATACCATAATAACTAGGTACtaagtaacaatattttaaattgatcatTGTGCTTGAAGtaaggtaaatttaaaaattatgattgaaatgaaatgaaattacagtagagtattatttatttgtattttgtttccagtctgctttgttttatataaaaacaatttattgttatttttgacaaggaatagttttactttttttgccactgcttttttaaaaaaaaaaacctttagatATACTTCAAAAGTTATCAAACCAAGTTtgaatgtatttcaataaaataagttgtaatatgattattggatatttttatattttaattttaacgaatCATAACttcggaaataaaaaaaaataaagatcaatGCTGTTTTACAAACTAGTCATACATAGCTTAATATGttgataacatattaatatataaaacaaaattttgagttttaaaaatatttttgtataatatgtaatacacTATTGTTGGaaaatcgttttatatatatgtaacagtcaactgcaattttattttattatagttacaaTGTATTAGTTTCTGATATTTGATTTGAGTTTATATGATCAAAAACAGTTCAAAAGTTTTTATCACTGGATATTTAAAGTGCTGGATCATCTGGGAATATGATGTTGCATTTTGAATATAAACTAGGTCATAATGAAAGAGTagtaaatataaagtatgaaatgaaattgaaaagtataaaataatgtgaaaAGTATGGTGCAATACTGTTATATTCtgataaatttcttattttttaacaatatatttagacACCTTGAACATTTCCTCTACCACTACAGATACAggaaaaataagataatacaacattttagataatattatatgttaatcaCTACAGTTaaatcatcaataaataaatataaatttgaatatttattcattgcaACAAATGTCTATTCTCATcgagaataaatatttcaaatatatataaatttatttattgtaagaagTGTAGACACATACAATATTTGAACTAACCACTaacatttagattttaataaaacttttaattttcttttccaaTGAGATTAGCCATGTAAGTCATAAATCTGATTGCaacttgttaaaaaaattaaaattaaaaataaatgcaagaaAGTAAAAGagacattttattgtattacatattcaacaacataaaatttacaaattagttTGTAGAATACAAAATTCACATGTTCACACTAAAGTGTGAAAGTAAGATAAGATACTTTGAATTAATCGGAAATTTGCTACTAAGAAttgattttttcttaaaaaaaactatttaaaattgtaatgtgAACATGTTTatacaacttaatttttttggttTAACAGAGTAGAATacattacagaaaataatttaagccgTCCTTACGATAATATGGAGGCCAGAATCAGTATCAACCACTTGGCTCAGTTGACCAATCTTGAGCGAAAAAGCCACATCCTCAAATGCTTTCTGCATCTGTCCCTTCTTGAAACGGCCCAAATCTCCATTGCGCTTGGCTGATGAGCAATCAGAATAAGTCTTGGCGAGTTCCTCAAAAGACAACTCCTTGTTCACAATCCTCTTGCGAAACTCTGTATGGATTATAAGTACATTCCATTATCCACATATGACAATACTGTAAGTTTTTTTAACTTCTTCATAGAAGTAATGTTTAATGACTTTATTATGATagattaaatttagataattacatttgtacatatttacttaAGTAATTGCGTTTATGTTAATCAATTGTACAGTTTTCAaagattgattttttattaaagatgttTGTTTagaataatctattatttaaaattacctttTAACATCTCCAGAGCTTCTTCCTTTGTCCTAGTGATGTTCTCTTCGCGCCAAGAAGATGGGCGCCGGCTCCCAGCATGCTTCACAAGCAGATGGCTGCATTGTATTTGAATGGGACAGACATCACCATCATCCTCATCTACCAAAGGAGCAGGACCATCTGGCTTGTCCCACTGAGACTTTTTGGTATGAGTGTTCAAGAAGTATATCATAcctgtaatttttaatattttaaatatatacattacattgcaGTTTTTTCTAGGTAGcataacaatgttatttattcaacttgcaatattatttaataatattttctaattatatttatctttaaagtatatttattcatcatattaaatataatatgtaaaataaatatattttattaataatttaaacctgAGACGATTTGTTATAATTGATAATGGCTCTCCATTTTCATTTAACAACATTAGATTATAACAGAAAATTATGTAAGTACctaataacaacaataaaaaaaaattattctccgaaaataataacatacacaATAAATGAATGTACATTTggtgtgatatatatataagtgcAGTTAAAATGTTTGCAGCAcaccaaatatatattcttgtgtgtattattcaaaataagttcaaaaaagttatcaaaataaaaacctatagtctattccaatcaaataAGGAATGAAGATaatcaaaccttagatttatgcaTTCCAcgcgattttctaatagctctgctatattgtacactactaaaacttattgattaatataatatgtatataaaagattattccacttaaatacttaattttttcgCACAttcataatgtatattacagattaatcaagctcttgaccaatgatatcgcgttaattcaatgtcaaatgttgtttatttagctttcgTCCTCTTttagttggaatagactatacataaCATGAGAGTCTATATATAAGTGACATGGTTCAGAGACCGATATTAATCTAAAAAGATCTTAAATAATTGGCTTCTACGTATTTATCGCGCTGACATGTATTGGTTTCAAATGTTaacataatttgataataaacaGTCATCTAAAAATTTAAGTTGTTGAAGTATAATTTTTGATCAACATTTCAATTGACAATATAATTTCTTGCTATGCCTCATGTTTTCGATTTGATGAAGGCAATAAGGGGGCAATAGTAATGCAGTGAAACCATAaccattcaataattttaatggtttgagtgtataataaatattgctatcAACAATTTCATGTTTTAATTGTCATATTTGTGATATAGGCTGTTTTAAGAGCTCAGGGCGTGTCCGGCGAAACTATCTTTGTATATTACCAAAATGTCATCGCGATCGATTAAACGAATATCATAACGTATGCCACGCCACCTATTGGAAAACACCTTTTCTTCGTCAAACCATGTTGTGTCTAATAAGTTCAAACAGACCAAcatgttttagatttttttttaagtaggacGGCGGTTGGGTCTCCTAATGGTGAGTGCTCACCACtcgaaaatcaaaatcaaaatatactttattcaagtaggcttttacaagcacttttgaatcgtcatttaacaaagtatttaaggtaaagctaccacaggtttggaatgtagattctaccgagaagaaccggcaagaaaccagtagttactctttttcaacatctaaaaatatggTCATaggttagttaaatacaattatatatgtatgttatatatcctgcctggaagtcaacaagcattaaatcCACTTTtgtatcatctatataatcttgtatagaataattttccttctttaccaatttatttttacaaattattttgtaaaattttgaatttatgaaacggcaaagtttaAAGTGTctgcgaaattttattatagaaatggataccttgccccaagaatgatttattgactttgcggagtcggaaacttggcgttataagtttatccttacttcttgtgcacatacaatgattatcactgattttatcaaagtgttttaatataaaataaataaattatttactaattactaTTGACAATATTAAGAAACTAGTGTGTTTCTATATTAGACAACTATTATAGAAACACTATAAGGTCCAATTACCATTAAATTGATgatagtatacatttattacattttgaaagAAATGTTGTTGCagtcttgaaataaaaataaattaaataaaacagcaGATCAATGTCTTCGTCTTCATTAACcataaagtaatatttgaaaTCTTTGGATTAGATTTGGTTATTAGAATCTCATATTGTGATGTTCAACTGATAATTGATACACTTGGTATCATATATAAATCATCTTGGACATTGATATGCATGAAATTACCTTCTATAATATATGTCActccaaataatttaattatttggccTCCATAGGTCCAGTTAAATAAGGTTAAAGAGAATCTGGTTTCTTAGAAAGTAGTAGCAAATAAAATTTGCTATTGGATCAACAAATGCAATTATTGTAGTCTTTATCATAATATCACATCACTTTATGAAGATCATTTTCATTCTTAATAGATCAAGAAACTATGTCAGTCATTAGATTATGAAACTGAACAAGCATCCAGCTTCATTCTTTAAGAACAAAGAGTCATATCTACCTATTTACATTTGAAGATTGTCTCATTTTATCAGCTCTACTAAGAATAGGACactaataatagaatattatattaataatcatagtCATTAAGTTTCCCATTACAATTCTTGCTCTTTAAATGTTTATGAATATAGGTGACAATTTACATGCATGTctgattgattaatatatctttatttatacacatacaacacatttaactacatatttcccctttaattttacttccaaaaattCCGAGAACAGTTTTGTCCACattcaaaatgccatttttttgcaaatccaatgtgaaaaaaatagtttaattaagcTCTTGACTAATGATATTGCATCTTTTtgctgtcaaattttgtttatttggcttttctcctcttacgGTTGTAGCAGAGTATACATGAGTTAGGTATTTAATGAAgtgttcattataatttttccaTGTAAAAACAGACTTTATAAActgcataataattaattgtcatTCAGCTCTAAATAAAAGAACAACAAAATATTCTCCTCATCTAAATAcctttataaacaaatagtgCCCTCTAGTTGGAAGTTTCAGCAAAGCTGAGAATACAAAAATTGTCTCCTTCTGAATTACATATGTGTGTGAACTAATAAAACTGAATTACAATTTAGTGTTCCAATGTGTGTTCATTAAGGCCCCAAATCACTGTAAGTGACAAATTTTGTCTTAGACGGACTATCTTGTCTTAGAAGGAAACAAAGGATATCATCATGACACCATAAACTAATGTCTTGACATGGATTAAGTGATATAACACCTGAGTCAATgacaatataatgtaaatattacaggATATTCAGTTTCCTGCTTCAAAATACAATAAGACACACTATGTAAACTGCTAATATAACCATAAAGCCTAGATAAAAGGCTTTGACCAGTATGGCATCAGTATAGGTTTCCCTAAACTAATAACAGTAtacttaatgtataaaaaaaatggactaATCATTAATGTTcattacgttattttataatgacttattttcattaaatcaaGCATGCTCTCTAATTGTAGAATAGAATCGAGTTGAATCAATTGCTTATTTTGTTGATAAAAGGCACCGGTACGACTAATTTTAGTTCGAGGTCTAAAAATCAATAAAGGATGCAGGGtaggtaataaataatgaaattgtagATGCTCTTACCAGTACTCCTGCTTTTACGTGCTTCCCACCCCTCTGGAAGTGTTTCTTCTGATGTTGAAGCCATTTTCTAAAGATTTATCACCTTTTTTAAGTAACCCAACCTAATGTTAGCTTTTTCGTTAGTGTTAATGACAACCCGTTAACTACCCGACACGACGTGCACAAAACGATATCAAGAATAAAGTAGAGGAAATAGGGTTGCACACTgaactagtgttgcatatcgatagttaaggtgttagcggTAGTAttgatagtctatcgatagtattgtcacgtgtcaatagtatcgatagctctccatgagcaatactatcgatagtattgcaaaaactatt from Vanessa tameamea isolate UH-Manoa-2023 chromosome Z, ilVanTame1 primary haplotype, whole genome shotgun sequence includes these protein-coding regions:
- the LOC113403860 gene encoding putative peptidyl-prolyl cis-trans isomerase dodo, which produces MASTSEETLPEGWEARKSRSTGMIYFLNTHTKKSQWDKPDGPAPLVDEDDGDVCPIQIQCSHLLVKHAGSRRPSSWREENITRTKEEALEMLKEFRKRIVNKELSFEELAKTYSDCSSAKRNGDLGRFKKGQMQKAFEDVAFSLKIGQLSQVVDTDSGLHIIVRTA